The following are encoded in a window of Pseudomonas multiresinivorans genomic DNA:
- a CDS encoding efflux transporter outer membrane subunit yields the protein MTINAVSKSAVKLFVPSLLALALSACMVGPDYQKPDTAPAQLDSNAQAKNYDRSRYEDAWWKQFDDPVLTQLVDQSLKENRELRVAYARVLASRAIRDDVANDRFPTVTSRAEGQVGKGQVPGQTEDRVNQERYDLGLDMIWEVDLFGRVRRQLESSDALSEATVADLQQLQVSLIAELADAYGQLRGAQLRESIARSNLENQRESRDLTIQLRDAGVGNELDVQRAEARLAATEASVPQLQAEEVRQRNRIATLLGQRPDALTVDLSPKKLPAIAKALPIGDPGELLRRRPDVASAERRLAAATADVGVATADLFPKVSLGGFLGYTAGRGSQIGSSAASAWGVAPSITWAAFDLGSVRARLRASKADADGALATYEQQVLLALEESSNAFSDYGKRQQRLVSLVRQSEASRNAAQQAGLQYREGTVDFLNLLDAEREQLAAEDAQALAEVDVYRGIVAIYKALGGGWQPTPAA from the coding sequence ATGACCATCAATGCTGTGAGCAAGAGTGCCGTGAAACTGTTCGTCCCTTCCCTGCTCGCGCTGGCCCTCAGCGCGTGCATGGTCGGCCCCGACTACCAGAAGCCGGACACCGCGCCGGCCCAGCTGGACAGCAATGCCCAGGCGAAGAACTACGACCGCAGCCGTTACGAAGACGCCTGGTGGAAGCAGTTCGACGACCCCGTGCTGACCCAACTGGTCGACCAGTCCCTCAAGGAAAACCGCGAGCTGCGCGTGGCCTATGCCCGCGTGCTGGCTTCGCGGGCGATCCGCGACGACGTGGCCAATGACCGTTTCCCCACGGTCACCAGCCGCGCCGAAGGCCAGGTCGGCAAGGGCCAGGTGCCCGGCCAGACCGAGGACCGGGTGAACCAGGAGCGCTACGACCTGGGCCTGGACATGATCTGGGAAGTTGACCTGTTCGGCCGCGTGCGCCGCCAGCTGGAATCCAGCGACGCGCTGAGTGAAGCGACCGTGGCCGACCTGCAACAGCTGCAGGTCAGCCTGATCGCCGAGCTGGCCGATGCCTATGGGCAGCTGCGCGGTGCGCAACTGCGCGAGAGCATTGCCAGGAGCAACCTGGAGAACCAGCGCGAATCCCGCGACCTGACCATCCAACTGCGCGATGCCGGCGTCGGCAACGAACTGGACGTGCAACGCGCCGAAGCACGCCTGGCCGCCACCGAAGCCAGCGTGCCGCAACTGCAGGCCGAGGAAGTGCGCCAGCGCAACCGCATCGCCACCCTCCTCGGCCAGCGCCCGGACGCGCTGACCGTGGACCTGTCGCCGAAGAAACTGCCCGCCATCGCCAAGGCCCTGCCGATCGGCGATCCGGGCGAGCTGCTGCGCCGCCGGCCGGACGTGGCCTCCGCCGAACGCCGCCTGGCTGCCGCCACCGCGGATGTGGGCGTGGCCACTGCCGACCTGTTCCCGAAAGTCAGCCTCGGCGGCTTCCTCGGTTATACCGCCGGCCGTGGCTCGCAGATCGGCTCGTCCGCCGCCAGTGCCTGGGGCGTGGCCCCGAGCATCACCTGGGCGGCCTTCGACCTGGGCAGCGTGCGGGCCCGCCTGCGCGCCTCCAAGGCCGATGCCGATGGCGCCCTGGCGACTTATGAGCAGCAGGTCCTGCTGGCACTGGAAGAATCGTCGAACGCCTTCAGCGACTACGGCAAGCGCCAGCAGCGCCTGGTCTCGCTGGTGCGCCAGTCCGAAGCCAGCCGCAACGCCGCGCAACAGGCCGGGCTGCAATACCGCGAGGGCACCGTGGACTTCCTCAACCTGCTGGACGCCGAGCGCGAACAACTCGCCGCCGAGGACGCCCAGGCCCTGGCGGAAGTCGACGTGTACCGCGGCATCGTGGCGATCTACAAGGCCCTCGGCGGCGGCTGGCAACCGACGCCGGCGGCCTGA
- a CDS encoding CynX/NimT family MFS transporter, whose protein sequence is MSRGMAMPVEESNSHAGWIGLLVIVALGINLRPILTSIGPLLADIHDATGLGFQGLSMLTVLPVLCMGLFALGLPWVGPRLGESRGMVFGLLAIGAACFWRLLLDSGFALIASAVLAGCGVAVIQAFVPGVIKRWFPHKVPSAMGLYSASLMAGGGSAAVLAPVVAEHFHRWQDGLGAWLLLAIVGLVLWAVARPRETPVAPPPRQKAQHYFGSRRAWLLALYFGLINGGYTSMVAWLPVYYRQLGWTAQASGQLIGLMTIFQVIAALTIPLLIRRSLDRRGWLCLCLLIQLAGFIGLISAPLHLPGIWVAMIGYGLGACFALSLTLTLDHLADAGAAGRLAAFVQGIGFIVTGIVPYVTGWLRDSTGSFQASWILLAVSVVLMLGVTVRFSPKGYARAMQW, encoded by the coding sequence GTGAGCCGGGGCATGGCCATGCCGGTCGAGGAGAGCAACAGCCACGCCGGCTGGATCGGCCTGCTGGTGATAGTCGCGCTGGGTATCAACCTGCGGCCGATCCTCACGTCCATCGGCCCGCTGCTAGCGGATATCCACGATGCCACCGGTCTGGGCTTCCAGGGCCTGTCGATGCTGACCGTGCTGCCGGTGCTGTGCATGGGCCTGTTTGCGCTGGGCCTGCCCTGGGTCGGCCCGCGCCTGGGCGAGAGCCGGGGAATGGTGTTCGGCCTGCTGGCCATTGGCGCGGCATGCTTCTGGCGGTTGCTGCTGGACAGCGGCTTCGCGCTGATTGCCAGTGCGGTGCTGGCGGGCTGCGGCGTGGCGGTGATCCAGGCGTTCGTGCCGGGGGTGATCAAGCGCTGGTTCCCGCACAAGGTGCCCTCGGCGATGGGGCTCTACTCGGCTTCGCTGATGGCTGGCGGCGGTAGCGCCGCAGTCCTGGCGCCGGTGGTTGCGGAACACTTCCATCGCTGGCAGGACGGTCTCGGCGCCTGGCTGCTGCTGGCCATTGTCGGCCTGGTGCTCTGGGCCGTGGCCCGCCCGCGGGAAACGCCGGTGGCGCCGCCGCCCCGGCAGAAGGCGCAGCACTATTTCGGCAGCCGTCGCGCCTGGCTGCTGGCGCTGTACTTCGGCCTGATCAACGGCGGCTACACCAGCATGGTGGCCTGGCTGCCGGTGTATTACCGCCAGCTGGGCTGGACGGCCCAGGCCAGCGGCCAGTTGATCGGCCTGATGACCATCTTCCAGGTGATCGCCGCGCTGACCATCCCTTTGCTGATCCGTCGCTCGCTGGATCGTCGCGGCTGGCTGTGCCTGTGTCTGCTGATTCAACTGGCGGGCTTCATCGGGCTGATCTCGGCGCCGCTGCACCTGCCGGGCATCTGGGTGGCGATGATCGGCTACGGCCTGGGCGCCTGCTTTGCGCTGAGCCTGACGCTGACCCTGGATCACCTCGCCGATGCCGGCGCGGCCGGTCGGCTGGCGGCCTTCGTGCAGGGCATCGGCTTCATCGTCACCGGCATCGTGCCCTACGTCACCGGCTGGCTGCGTGACAGCACCGGGAGCTTCCAGGCTTCGTGGATCCTGCTGGCGGTGTCGGTGGTGCTGATGCTGGGGGTGACGGTGCGCTTCTCGCCCAAGGGATACGCGCGAGCGATGCAGTGGTAG
- a CDS encoding nucleoside deaminase gives MSHEVFMREALQLARDNIEAGGRPFGAVLVKDGRVIARAANSIHLDFDPTAHAELLAIRRASAVLGMSRLDGCVIYASGHPCPMCLAAMHLCGVEGAYFAYSNDDGEPFGLSTSAMYQQMTQPPQWQAVPLRPLRPNGEEGLYQHWQEQRS, from the coding sequence ATGTCACACGAAGTCTTCATGCGTGAGGCCCTGCAACTGGCCCGCGACAACATCGAGGCCGGCGGCCGCCCGTTCGGCGCCGTACTGGTCAAGGATGGCCGGGTGATCGCCCGCGCCGCCAATTCCATCCACCTGGATTTCGACCCTACCGCCCACGCCGAGCTGCTGGCGATCCGCCGTGCCTCGGCCGTGCTGGGCATGTCGCGCCTGGACGGCTGCGTGATCTACGCCAGCGGCCACCCGTGCCCGATGTGCCTGGCGGCCATGCACCTGTGCGGTGTGGAGGGCGCCTATTTCGCCTATTCCAATGACGACGGCGAGCCGTTCGGGCTGTCGACTTCCGCCATGTACCAACAGATGACCCAGCCGCCGCAATGGCAGGCGGTGCCGCTGCGCCCGTTGCGCCCCAATGGCGAAGAAGGCTTGTACCAGCACTGGCAGGAGCAGCGCTCGTGA
- a CDS encoding ankyrin repeat domain-containing protein, with protein sequence MDMPTIQTEDVRSRAAADALLSAASDGREHDVATLLERGIPVDVTDAQGNTPLLLATAHNRIAVARQLVAAGADVNQQNRIHDSAYLLAGAAGRLEILQLTLAHGADLRSTNRYGGTALIPACERGHVDVVATLLKAGVDPDHVNKLGWTGLLEAILLSDGGPRHQAIVKQLIEAGANLNLADNDGITPLQHARQRNQTTIARMLEVAGAH encoded by the coding sequence ATGGACATGCCAACCATCCAGACCGAGGACGTGCGCAGCCGCGCCGCTGCCGACGCACTGCTCAGCGCCGCCAGCGATGGCCGCGAACACGATGTGGCGACGTTGCTCGAGCGTGGCATACCGGTGGACGTCACCGATGCACAGGGCAATACGCCGCTGCTCCTGGCCACCGCGCACAACCGAATTGCCGTGGCGCGCCAGCTGGTCGCCGCCGGTGCAGACGTCAACCAGCAGAACCGCATCCACGACAGCGCCTACCTGCTGGCTGGCGCTGCCGGGCGCCTGGAAATCCTCCAGCTGACGCTGGCCCATGGCGCCGATCTGCGCAGCACCAACCGCTATGGCGGCACGGCGTTGATCCCGGCCTGCGAGCGCGGCCATGTGGACGTGGTGGCCACGCTGCTCAAGGCCGGTGTCGATCCGGACCATGTCAACAAGCTGGGCTGGACCGGGCTGCTCGAAGCCATCCTGCTCAGCGACGGCGGCCCGCGCCATCAGGCCATCGTGAAACAACTCATAGAAGCCGGGGCGAACCTGAACCTGGCCGACAACGACGGCATCACGCCGCTGCAACACGCCCGCCAGCGCAACCAGACCACCATCGCCAGGATGCTGGAAGTCGCCGGCGCGCACTGA
- a CDS encoding LysR substrate-binding domain-containing protein, translating to MLDPNLLRSFVMVVDAGNFTRAAELLHLTQSTVSQQILRLEQSLDCRLLDRSQRQVLPTEQGERLLGYARRILELGSEAREALSSEHSEGVLRLGMPEDFAGERMMPLLAAFSAERPRLRLEVSSGLSQELLRQYRSGELDLALVKQWGADADCLAHWPEPLAWQDSAATPAAARDPLPLVVFPLGALYRQEMIHALEASGRRWRISYSSASLASLSAAVAAGMGVSLLPLRGRHEGHRVLTAEEGFAPIEGLELALYARPELGSAGRRLCEQLRELCTQLAALPAEY from the coding sequence ATGCTCGACCCCAACCTGCTGCGCAGCTTCGTGATGGTGGTGGACGCCGGCAACTTCACCCGCGCCGCCGAGCTGCTGCACCTTACCCAGTCCACCGTCAGCCAGCAGATCCTGCGCCTGGAACAGAGCCTGGACTGCCGCCTGCTGGATCGCAGCCAGCGCCAGGTGCTGCCGACCGAACAGGGGGAACGGCTGCTGGGCTATGCGCGGCGCATCCTCGAACTGGGCTCGGAGGCTCGCGAGGCGCTGAGCAGCGAGCACAGTGAAGGCGTGCTGCGCCTGGGGATGCCGGAAGACTTCGCCGGCGAGCGGATGATGCCGCTGCTGGCGGCCTTCAGCGCCGAGCGCCCGCGGCTGCGCCTGGAGGTCTCCAGCGGTCTCAGCCAGGAGCTGTTGCGCCAGTACCGCAGCGGCGAGCTGGACCTGGCACTGGTCAAGCAATGGGGCGCCGACGCCGATTGCCTGGCGCACTGGCCCGAACCGCTGGCCTGGCAGGACAGCGCCGCCACTCCGGCCGCCGCCCGTGATCCGCTGCCGCTGGTGGTCTTCCCGCTGGGTGCGCTGTACCGCCAGGAGATGATCCACGCCCTGGAAGCCAGCGGCCGGCGGTGGCGCATCAGTTACAGCAGCGCGAGCCTGGCCAGCCTGTCAGCGGCGGTGGCGGCCGGCATGGGCGTCAGCCTGCTGCCCCTGCGCGGGCGCCACGAAGGCCACCGGGTGCTGACCGCCGAAGAGGGTTTTGCGCCCATCGAGGGGCTGGAGCTGGCGCTCTACGCACGCCCGGAACTGGGCAGCGCCGGGCGCCGCCTGTGCGAACAACTGCGTGAGCTGTGTACGCAGCTGGCAGCGTTGCCAGCGGAGTACTGA
- a CDS encoding putative bifunctional diguanylate cyclase/phosphodiesterase: MLTGSYDPALVLISLCVAMLASYTALDLAGRIATTRGWPVLLWIGGGGVAMGIGVWSMHFIGMLAFSLPIPLGYDLTLTLLSLAIAVLSSGFALALVSQDRLPLWQLVCGALAMGAGISCMHYLGMYAMLMQPGIDYDPALFGLSLAIAVAASGAALWIAFKLRQNTPYVRLARGGAALVMGLAIVGMHYTGMAAARFPEGSFCGASPSGLNSDWLALLIIIVTLAVIGIALLTSVLDARLESRTAQLTSSLAQANQELTQLALHDNLTRLPNRILLEDRVEQMIGKVQRNGGYFALMFLDLDGFKPVNDAFGHHVGDLLLKDVALRLCGNLRSDDTVARIGGDEFVVLVELAEAEDAVTVASQQVNLLAQPFQVAGQELRIAASIGIALYPGDGASQQELLRNADAAMYHAKGNGKNGYSFFEQSMNTNARNHLQLLHDLRAALDRREFILHYQPKFAASGEPIGAEALLRWQHPQRGLLMPDNFIALAERTGLIIPIGDWVLDEACRQMREWYLQGHESWRVAVNLSALQFCHGALVQSVADALQRHHLPARCLTLEITETTAMRDADSSLEILGKLSAMGVDLSIDDFGTGYSSLLYLKRLPANELKIDRGFVRDLEQDSDDAAIVSAIVALGQALDLRIVAEGVETSGQQNFLTRLGCDSLQGFLLGKPVPAEQFLERLGAPA, from the coding sequence ATGCTTACCGGTAGTTACGATCCCGCCCTGGTCCTGATCTCGCTGTGCGTCGCCATGCTGGCGTCCTACACCGCCCTGGACCTGGCCGGGCGCATCGCGACGACCCGCGGCTGGCCCGTGCTGCTGTGGATCGGCGGTGGCGGAGTGGCGATGGGCATCGGCGTCTGGTCGATGCACTTCATCGGCATGCTCGCTTTCAGCCTGCCGATCCCGTTGGGCTACGACCTCACCCTGACGCTGCTGTCGCTGGCCATCGCGGTGCTCAGCTCAGGCTTCGCCCTGGCGCTGGTCAGCCAGGACCGCCTGCCGCTCTGGCAACTGGTCTGCGGGGCGCTGGCCATGGGCGCGGGGATCAGCTGCATGCACTACCTGGGCATGTACGCGATGCTGATGCAGCCGGGTATCGACTACGACCCGGCGCTGTTCGGGCTTTCCCTGGCGATCGCTGTGGCGGCGTCCGGCGCCGCATTGTGGATCGCCTTCAAGCTACGGCAGAACACCCCCTATGTGCGTCTGGCTCGCGGTGGCGCAGCGCTGGTGATGGGCCTGGCGATCGTCGGCATGCACTACACCGGCATGGCCGCGGCGCGCTTCCCCGAGGGCAGTTTCTGCGGTGCCTCTCCCAGCGGGCTGAACAGCGACTGGCTGGCACTGTTGATCATCATCGTGACCCTGGCGGTGATCGGCATCGCGTTGCTCACGTCGGTGCTGGATGCGCGCCTGGAATCGCGCACGGCACAGCTCACCTCGTCGCTGGCCCAGGCCAACCAGGAACTGACCCAGCTCGCCCTGCACGACAACCTCACCCGTCTGCCCAACCGTATCCTGCTCGAAGACCGCGTCGAACAGATGATCGGCAAGGTCCAGCGCAACGGCGGCTACTTCGCGCTGATGTTCCTCGACCTCGATGGCTTCAAGCCGGTCAACGATGCGTTCGGCCACCATGTCGGCGACCTGCTGCTCAAGGATGTGGCGCTGCGCCTGTGCGGCAACCTGCGCAGCGACGACACCGTTGCGCGCATCGGCGGCGACGAGTTCGTGGTGCTGGTCGAACTGGCCGAGGCCGAAGACGCGGTGACCGTCGCCAGCCAGCAGGTCAACCTGCTGGCCCAGCCGTTCCAGGTGGCCGGGCAGGAGCTGCGCATCGCTGCCAGCATCGGCATTGCGCTCTATCCGGGCGACGGCGCCAGCCAGCAAGAGCTGCTGCGCAACGCCGACGCGGCCATGTACCACGCCAAGGGCAACGGCAAGAACGGCTACAGCTTCTTCGAGCAATCGATGAACACCAATGCGCGCAACCACCTGCAGCTGCTGCACGACCTCCGTGCGGCGCTGGACCGTCGCGAGTTCATCCTGCATTACCAGCCCAAGTTCGCCGCCAGCGGCGAACCCATCGGCGCCGAGGCGCTGCTGCGCTGGCAGCATCCGCAACGCGGACTGCTGATGCCCGACAACTTCATCGCCCTGGCCGAGCGCACCGGGCTGATCATCCCCATCGGCGACTGGGTGCTCGACGAGGCCTGCCGGCAGATGCGCGAGTGGTACCTGCAGGGCCATGAAAGCTGGCGCGTGGCAGTTAACCTCTCGGCCCTGCAGTTCTGCCATGGGGCGCTGGTGCAGTCGGTGGCCGATGCGCTGCAGCGCCACCACTTGCCGGCGCGCTGCCTGACCCTGGAAATCACCGAGACCACGGCGATGCGCGATGCCGATTCCAGCCTGGAAATCCTCGGCAAGCTGTCGGCGATGGGCGTGGACCTGTCCATCGACGACTTCGGTACCGGCTACTCCAGCCTGCTGTACCTCAAGCGCCTGCCGGCCAACGAGTTGAAGATCGACCGCGGTTTCGTCCGCGACCTGGAGCAGGACAGCGACGACGCCGCCATCGTCTCAGCCATCGTCGCCCTGGGCCAGGCGCTGGATTTGCGCATCGTCGCCGAAGGGGTGGAAACCTCCGGCCAGCAGAACTTCCTCACCCGCCTGGGTTGCGATTCGTTGCAGGGCTTCCTGCTTGGCAAGCCGGTGCCGGCCGAGCAATTCCTAGAGCGTCTCGGCGCTCCGGCCTGA
- a CDS encoding metallophosphoesterase, giving the protein MSARLPGSRVTPAPRLRRRYLLLALFVLIVVAGCLAGFMVLVPPPPYTPLPGQNPAQVTLLALGDQGSGDLQQWRVAEGMERVAESEGGVNMVLLLGDNFYGKALSSIDDPAWQLKFERVYHGRWLSHVPFYVVLGNHDYPDSAAVELDYARQRAGSGRWQMPAPFYTRDFGEVEGRPLLRVAFLDTNADAAGRQRQADFLQRAFARPGPAPLWKMVVAHHAMRSSGGKHGDDNALLQQLLPAMQHSGVDLYLSGHEHNQEVLVRPGEPAWLVSGGGGQTLDGLRPAEPADGTLFAVEQHGFARLAFSAQGLQLAYYDPQGNREQGFLWARACPWLAQGCLKQNDVARLATSRATGQ; this is encoded by the coding sequence ATGTCCGCTCGCCTGCCTGGTTCCCGTGTCACCCCGGCCCCTCGTTTGCGCCGGCGTTATCTGCTGCTGGCTCTGTTCGTGCTGATCGTCGTGGCCGGCTGCCTGGCCGGCTTCATGGTGCTGGTTCCACCGCCGCCCTATACACCCTTGCCGGGCCAGAACCCCGCTCAGGTCACCTTGCTGGCGCTGGGCGACCAGGGCAGTGGCGACCTGCAGCAATGGCGCGTGGCCGAGGGCATGGAGCGCGTGGCGGAGAGTGAAGGCGGGGTGAACATGGTCCTGCTGCTGGGCGACAACTTCTACGGCAAGGCGTTGAGCTCTATCGACGACCCTGCCTGGCAGCTCAAGTTCGAACGCGTCTATCACGGGCGCTGGCTCAGCCACGTACCGTTCTATGTGGTGCTGGGTAATCACGACTACCCGGATTCTGCCGCCGTCGAGCTGGACTACGCCCGCCAGCGCGCAGGCTCCGGTCGCTGGCAGATGCCCGCTCCCTTCTATACGCGCGATTTCGGCGAGGTGGAGGGGCGGCCGCTGCTACGTGTCGCGTTCCTCGATACCAACGCCGATGCTGCCGGCCGCCAGCGCCAGGCAGACTTCCTGCAGCGAGCGTTCGCCCGGCCGGGGCCCGCACCGCTGTGGAAGATGGTGGTGGCACACCATGCGATGCGCAGCAGCGGTGGCAAGCACGGCGATGACAATGCATTGCTGCAGCAACTGCTGCCGGCGATGCAGCATAGTGGCGTGGACCTCTACCTGTCCGGCCACGAGCACAACCAGGAGGTGCTTGTTCGCCCCGGCGAGCCGGCCTGGCTGGTCTCCGGAGGCGGTGGCCAGACCCTCGACGGGCTCCGGCCAGCCGAGCCGGCCGATGGCACGCTGTTCGCCGTCGAGCAGCACGGCTTCGCGCGCCTGGCCTTCTCCGCGCAAGGCCTGCAACTGGCCTATTACGACCCGCAGGGAAACCGCGAACAGGGCTTCCTCTGGGCTCGGGCCTGCCCCTGGCTGGCCCAGGGCTGCCTGAAGCAGAACGATGTTGCCCGGTTGGCGACGAGCAGGGCCACTGGCCAGTAG
- a CDS encoding ArnT family glycosyltransferase has translation MHQRRHLLLLLVLGGLLFFCALGNHQLQGSTEPRVAGIAMEMHLDRDWVTPRLNGQPFLEKPPLSLWLDVAAIQLFGPTTLSVRLASAFAGLFCVLLLYGTLRRIGRSATLALLAALMLMTLASFWANARQVGEDALLTLGVTLALLSFLQAWLRPPGRTGHWLAFAAGIAISTLSKGVLGLALPGVVIFACLLWDSLARRRLEVSAWLRPLLWTLPGLVPLLIWLLFLYRDGGSAALQEILWTNSVGRFSGSFSDAGHFEPFYYYLVRLPQAFLPWNVLLYLGLWHLRKRLARDRYLLFFCLWLAAQFALLSLASSKRMVYLMALAPAAAVIAAEFSHVLLMRWHARVSQWMRRSAVFLALLIPACYLGYAIWIEPRADLKESFLPLTERIRQHQMVGRQVALYQPSERLAGASVFYSRSLLPALQTSEELTTVLGQPDEHIALLESQTVPQAPLSVLQHFRVGERDYYFVGQQSSR, from the coding sequence ATGCACCAGCGCCGCCATCTACTCCTCCTGCTCGTGCTGGGCGGCCTGCTGTTCTTCTGCGCGCTGGGCAATCACCAGTTGCAGGGCTCCACCGAACCCAGGGTGGCGGGCATCGCGATGGAAATGCACCTGGATCGCGACTGGGTGACGCCGCGCCTGAACGGCCAGCCGTTCCTGGAAAAGCCGCCACTGAGCCTGTGGCTGGACGTTGCCGCCATCCAGCTGTTCGGCCCGACCACACTGTCCGTGCGGCTGGCCTCGGCATTTGCCGGGCTGTTCTGCGTGCTGCTGCTCTACGGCACGCTCCGGCGTATCGGCCGGTCCGCGACGCTGGCGCTGCTCGCCGCGCTGATGCTTATGACCCTGGCGAGTTTCTGGGCCAATGCACGCCAGGTGGGCGAAGACGCCCTGCTCACCCTGGGCGTGACCCTGGCGCTGCTGTCCTTCCTGCAGGCCTGGCTCCGGCCGCCGGGGCGCACCGGGCACTGGCTGGCGTTCGCCGCGGGGATCGCCATCTCCACCCTGAGCAAGGGCGTGCTGGGGCTGGCGCTGCCGGGAGTGGTGATCTTCGCCTGCCTGCTGTGGGACAGCCTGGCGCGGCGCCGGCTGGAAGTCTCCGCCTGGCTACGCCCCCTGCTGTGGACGCTGCCGGGCCTGGTACCGCTGCTGATCTGGCTGTTGTTTCTCTACCGCGACGGCGGCAGCGCGGCCCTGCAGGAAATCCTCTGGACCAACAGCGTCGGGCGCTTCAGCGGCTCGTTCAGCGACGCCGGGCACTTCGAACCCTTCTACTACTACCTCGTCCGCCTGCCGCAGGCCTTCCTGCCGTGGAACGTCCTGCTCTACCTCGGGCTCTGGCACCTGCGCAAACGCCTGGCGCGGGACCGCTACCTGCTGTTCTTCTGCCTGTGGCTGGCGGCACAGTTCGCCCTGCTCAGCCTCGCCTCCAGCAAGCGCATGGTCTACCTGATGGCGTTGGCCCCGGCGGCGGCGGTGATCGCCGCCGAGTTCAGTCACGTCCTGCTGATGCGCTGGCATGCCCGGGTCTCACAGTGGATGCGCCGTTCTGCCGTGTTCCTGGCGTTGCTGATACCCGCCTGCTACCTGGGGTACGCGATCTGGATCGAACCCCGCGCCGATCTGAAGGAATCCTTCCTGCCGCTGACCGAGCGAATTCGCCAGCACCAGATGGTCGGGCGCCAGGTGGCGCTGTACCAGCCCAGCGAGCGCCTGGCCGGCGCCAGCGTGTTCTACAGCCGCAGCCTGCTGCCGGCCCTGCAGACCAGCGAGGAGCTGACGACCGTCCTCGGCCAACCCGACGAACACATCGCCCTGCTGGAAAGCCAAACCGTGCCACAGGCGCCGCTGAGCGTGCTGCAGCACTTCCGAGTGGGCGAGCGCGACTACTACTTCGTCGGCCAGCAGTCATCGAGATGA
- a CDS encoding FUSC family protein: MAKQPSILTLPFRRLANPYTRYRYAAWIHCVRVGLALLASMLLTSALKLPHGLWASVTVLVVMGGLVHQGTIRGKSYERVLGTLAGAALGLCVIAVYDRTRSLTLTYLVMSVLGAASAFYAIRRPGYVALLAGITMCIVAGPGETGFTEGLWRSANVLIGVAVALVFSQIYPLRAVYVWRYLLSDNLRACAQMYGQLSSNHDFTAEHFARQLEELDHRLVASRAHLGPVSRETGMPLRELEILQRIHRAIMGTLESLIASRQFAAQAGEIEPVPASLDTHRQIIGRLLLQSAHALKFSRTSKLVQACQGLENLPARPHNLTDSFEKQGFYWLTLRLYEQVEMLSEKLASTSEHWNIQSRDRT, encoded by the coding sequence TTGGCGAAGCAACCCTCGATCCTGACCTTGCCGTTCCGCCGCCTGGCCAATCCCTACACCCGTTATCGCTACGCCGCCTGGATCCACTGCGTGCGCGTCGGCCTCGCCCTGCTCGCCTCGATGCTGCTGACCAGCGCGCTGAAACTGCCCCACGGGCTCTGGGCCTCGGTGACGGTGCTGGTGGTGATGGGCGGGCTGGTGCACCAGGGGACGATCCGTGGCAAGTCCTACGAACGGGTGCTTGGCACCCTGGCTGGCGCGGCGCTGGGTCTGTGCGTGATCGCGGTTTACGACCGCACGCGCTCGCTCACCCTCACTTATCTGGTGATGTCGGTGCTGGGCGCGGCTTCGGCCTTCTATGCGATTCGCCGTCCCGGCTATGTCGCGCTGCTCGCGGGGATCACCATGTGCATTGTCGCCGGCCCCGGCGAGACCGGCTTCACCGAAGGGTTATGGCGCTCGGCCAATGTGTTGATCGGGGTCGCGGTGGCCCTGGTCTTCTCGCAGATCTACCCGTTGCGGGCGGTCTACGTCTGGCGCTACCTGCTCTCGGACAACCTGCGCGCCTGCGCGCAGATGTACGGACAGTTATCGTCCAACCACGACTTTACCGCCGAGCATTTCGCCCGCCAGCTGGAAGAGCTGGACCATCGACTCGTGGCTTCGCGTGCCCACCTGGGGCCGGTGTCGCGGGAGACAGGCATGCCGCTGCGCGAGCTGGAGATCCTCCAGCGCATCCACCGCGCCATCATGGGCACCCTGGAATCGCTCATTGCCTCGCGGCAATTCGCTGCCCAGGCCGGGGAAATAGAACCGGTACCTGCCAGCCTCGACACGCACCGGCAGATCATCGGACGCCTGTTGCTGCAATCGGCCCACGCCCTGAAGTTCAGCCGCACCAGCAAGCTGGTCCAGGCCTGCCAGGGCCTGGAAAACCTGCCTGCGCGGCCGCACAACCTGACCGATTCCTTCGAGAAGCAGGGCTTCTACTGGCTGACCCTGCGCCTCTACGAACAGGTGGAGATGCTCTCGGAAAAACTCGCCAGCACCTCCGAACACTGGAACATCCAGAGCCGCGACCGGACCTGA